GAGATAGGGTGAAGAGGATGGCTTTCTTGACTCAGTAGTACATGTGTTTTTTAAAGGTCCTTTCCTAAATTGGCCTGTAAGCATATAGATACATTACTCTATTTTCAGCTGGTGTCCCAAACTTTAATATGACTATGTTAGATCAGTAGTGTAGCAGTAGAACTAAGTGGATTATCTAATATTAAGTCCAAGCTTATTAGCACTAGGGACTAGTTACAATTTAGGGCAAGGACTCAGAATTCACTTGAAAAGtagattaaattttaataattgaaCTATGATTTGAAAAtctaatatttttcttgattatgaAGATGGATTATTTCatcataaaatggaaaagaatttgtatcaagaaagttttttttttaacttgttgtAAGATGCTAGAGTGGCTGGTAGTTGATTTTCATTCCTAAGCTTAATTCTCTAGCACTGCTGTTACCATTTGTGCACATCGGTGTGTCTAGGGATAGGTGTGTATAGGGCCTGTCTCCAGTGTTTCAGAGAGAAGAGTTTGGGAACAGGGACCATGACataattattgttattgtttgagacaggtttttaaTATAatccatgctggcctggaactcactgaagatgaccttgaactcctgaacagGAGCTGTTTTTATTCAGAAAGTCTGCTAATCTGTGGTTTGGTAGTCTTTCCTTCAGCAGTTTACATCAGCATCACCAACTTTTAAGAAATAAAGCCATTAGCTTGGAAAAGTCACCTGAGGTCAGTATAaaacttgggatgatatttttcattttctagaaagaaaaagaccTTTCCAGGGTAAAAAGTATTCCTTGTTCACTGGATCAGGGAATATTGTTTTAGTAGTTGTACCTAAAAGGGATGCTTTCTTCACCAAGACAGGATAGGAGAAGGTAAGAAATATACTTCTTAGATACCAAGGAAAAGGAAGCTGTATAGAAAGTAGGCCACTGAGTGCTGGCAGTGACCCTTTCTACTGCAAAACTTTAGCCTTGAAACTGATTTTATGTTTGTTACAATAAGGTGTCGCAATGTGTTCTATTTGGGAATAAagttttgtgaatatttttacCTAAAATTTAAACATCAGAGTAACTTAATCAGTAGATTGGATGGATTACTTGCTGTGGgtgagtttatgtgtatgttgAGATGTAGTGCTTAAGTTAATGTGGGAATATTATTTAAGTTTGAATTTCTGTgttgctcagtggctaaaggttAGTTTGATTGCTAGGAATCACTCCTGCAAATTGTGGCACCTATAGGCTAGCAAATAtactttccaaataaaataataaatgtaaaatttttttaaaaattgaatttcagTTAAACatcaaatgttttattatttgttgttagCTTAAATTTCTAGGGGagctaatgttttgttttgttctgttctaaTTAAATTATGGTGTGTGGGCTCACACATGCCATTGTGTACCTGAGGAGATCAGAGAATGACCCTGTGGCACTAGTTTCTCTCCTCTCAACATTATGTAGGTTCTAGGCAGTGAGCCTGGGTCATGGGTTTTGACCCTGAATCCCAATCCTGGCATCTGTGGAGGTGAAGTGGTTATTGACAAAACATACCCCTGTCTTATTACATTCAGAACTGAGAATTTGGAAATAGCATGTAtttagagatttctttttctttgctcttgCCCTTAATGTAGTTATTAAAATTCTAATTGTAGTCTTGCTTGGTTGTAATCTTGAACATGGGCGGTGCTGTGAGTGCTGGTGAGGACAACGATGAGCTCATTGATAATTTGAAGGAAGCCCAGTACATCCGGACGGACTTAGTAGAGCAGGCTTTCCGAGCTATTGATCGAGCAGATTATTATCttgaagaatttaaagaaaatgcataCAAAGACTTGGCATGGAAACATGGAAACATTCATCTCTCAGCCCCGTGCATCTACTCGGAGGTGATGGAGGCTCTGGATCTGCAGCCTGGGCTCTCATTTCTGAATTTGGGCAGTGGTACTGGCTACCTCAGCTCCATGGTGGGGCTCATTCTAGGTGAGTGTGAATACAGAGCTTTAGTCCCCTCTGCCTTAATACAACTTGGTATTAACTTTAGATAGAAGATTTTGTAGGCTGGTTGCATACTGTGGTGGAGATCATGGTCCTCCTATTAGTTAGCTGAAAGTAGGTGGTGGATGACTGATGATAACCACTCGTGGGCACTGAGTTGGGGAGCTGGGGTTCTCTTACCTATACAGGATTCTGCTGTGAATGATGGAAAACAGCAGAGGTCTGTAAAATTTGACCTTATATGATTTCATCTAATCACTCTTTTGCTCATCTCCTCCTTTGAGTGTCATTAAAATTCTTTGGTAGTTGAAGTTCTTTGTAAtagtttctctttgttgtttgctACTAAAAGAGTAGTAAGTATGTATTTTTAAGGAATTTTCAGAGATGGAAGGGATTTATTAGTTGGAGCCATTTAGGCTGTTTTCTTTATAAGCTATAAGAATAGATGTATGAATACAGCAATTTCTGATGATATTATCAGGATTATCAGCTAAAGAGCTATTGAATTCCTGCATTATGTAAAACATTACAGTAGGGCAAAGACTTCAGATGTTGCTTGTGTTTCTTCTTAATTGATAtgatttttaatcttaatttattGGCTAAGGCAGTGGTTTTTGACTCGGGGGGGCGGGGAATAGATAGTAAAACTGCCTATATTAGAAATGCTATTAAAAAGAGCCTAATGGTGTAgccttgtggtggtggtggtggtggggtagtggcacatgcctttaatttcagcactctggatgcagaggcagaggcaggcgagtttgaggcctgcctgttctacagagctagttccaggacagccagggctacacagagaaatactgtcttgaaaaactaaaacctgtttggggagatggctcagtgggtaagagtactgactgttcttccaaaggtcttgagttcaaattccagcaaccacatggtggctcacaaccatccgtaatgagatctgatgctctcttctggtgtgtctgaagacagctacagtgtacttacatataataaataaatattaaaaaaaaaaaaggaaagccaaaaccaaaaaaagaagaggagccaccagcaccaccacctaaggagctgaggagatggctcactgtAAATACTGTTTTtccatgaagacctgagttcatatcATATAAAGGTGaacacatgttaaaaaaaaaaagccaggtatagCAGTGTGTATCTGTATTCTCAGAGCTAGAAAGCAGGTAGGATTCTAGGGGCTTGCTTGGCTAGCCATTTTATCTGATTTGTTGACCCCTGGGTTTATTTAGTacaaccctgtttcaaaaagtaacatggtagctggagagatggctcagcagttaagagcactgactgctcttccaaaggtcctgagttcaaatcccagcaaccacatggtggctcacagccatctgtaatgagatctgacaccttcttctgctgtgtctgaagacagctacaatgtacttacatataacaataaatcttttttaaaaaaaagtaacatggAGTAACCTGATGTAGACTTCTGCCATGAACATTCgtgaatgtatgtgtctatatccacgtgtgtggcacacacacacacacacacacacacacacacacacacacacgccttagTACTTAGTAAAAGAGTAAGCATGGAGACACTGTGGCATATGATACTGCCAGCAGTAATAATGAAAGTGCTGTGAAATATAGATAAATCCTAATACAAATTTCATATGTAAATACaggttttttaaatttgttagtAAAAGCTActactcttgcttttttttttttcaatttgcaaATGATTCTTTTAATGTTTGAGAGCTTTTTGAGAAGCCAAGGCATCAGAACAAATACTGTTAGTGAATGGAACCTATATTGCACATTGAAAGATTCCCTTGGGTGGTTTAGAGCCACGAATATGCTGAGACCTCAAACCCTTGTGGGTTTCTGTAATTATACACTACAGAATTATCTGTGTTGTAATTAAGAAAGTACAGAAAACAAGTGAGCAAGGGTTCTTTTCCTTATTctaagagttttgttttctgaaatcttTCAGGTCCTTTTGGTGTGAACCATGGGGTGGAGCTTCATTCAGATGTGACTGAGTATGCGAAGCAAAAACTGGATGTCTTCATCAGAACAAGTGACAGTTTTGACAAGTATGATCAGATGCTACTCATTGATTGGTTCAAACAAAAGGTGTTAATTATTGATAGAAAAAGCCAGTTCATTAGTATGCATATGCCAGAAAACATAGATAAAGTATGGTTGGATGGTCCTAGGTTATATGTGTGCCTACCCTTGTTACTATTTTAATATTCTCTGGTATTAATTgctttatagtttttctttttttttttttcctttttctgtttttttcttcttctttttccttttatgagacaaggtctctttgaatagccctgactatcctagaacttgctatgtaaacctgGTTGACCTCAaatttatagagatccacctgtctctgtcttctgtgtgctgagattaaaggcgtgtgtcaccataCCTCAACAGCTTTGTGTTTTATAACTAAACATCAAATTTTCTCTTACTATATTTTACTATAGTAAGAGAAAAAacccaaataatttattttgctcAGCTTTCATGTTCCAGTATAGAAAATTTATATCACCTAATTGTTTCCTGAAAGAGTGGACATTTCAGAGAATAAAAAGTGTTTTTTGGCAGTAGtggtgggcagagacaggcagatctttgtgagtttgagcaccttggtctacatatcaagttccaggctagctaataaggaaagcctgtcttaaaaaaagaaagtggttttggtttgttttttttttttttaaaaaaacaaaaaacaaaaaccaaaaaaaaccctcctgttggggctagtgagatggcttaggaggtaaaggcacttgttgcccagagtgatgacctgagtttgatccttgggacccactTGATGAAAGGAGAACTGacccccacaagttgtcctctgaagtCTTCATGCATACTGTGGCACccatatgtatacacagatgaattcacacaatgaataaataaatcaaaatctaATAAAATCTCCAGTTGCTTGTCAGGCAACTGAATGTAGTGCTGAGCATTAAAAGAAGCAGTGAAAAATGGTGGCTGGTGTTGCTTTATATTTGGATCATGTTGGAACattcactttttttctattttgtttgtaaCGTATAAGATTCTATTtatagctgagcagtggtggtgcacacc
The nucleotide sequence above comes from Mastomys coucha isolate ucsf_1 unplaced genomic scaffold, UCSF_Mcou_1 pScaffold15, whole genome shotgun sequence. Encoded proteins:
- the Pcmtd2 gene encoding protein-L-isoaspartate O-methyltransferase domain-containing protein 2 isoform X2, producing the protein MGGAVSAGEDNDELIDNLKEAQYIRTDLVEQAFRAIDRADYYLEEFKENAYKDLAWKHGNIHLSAPCIYSEVMEALDLQPGLSFLNLGSGTGYLSSMVGLILGPFGVNHGVELHSDVTEYAKQKLDVFIRTSDSFDKFDFCEPSFVTGNCLEIAPDCCQYDRVYCGAGVQKEHEEYMKNLLKVGGILVMPLEEKLTKITRTGPSAWETKKILAVSFAPLVQPCRSESGQSRLVQLHH